The Cellulomonas sp. S1-8 genome has a window encoding:
- a CDS encoding YccF domain-containing protein, producing MKTLLNVIWLVFAGAWLALGYVLAGVICCVLIVTIPFGIASFRIASYVLWPFGRTIVEKPTAGAFSTIGNVIWVLVAGIWLAIGHITTAIPLFVSIIGIPLGIANLKLIPISLVPLGKEIVPTDNAFAAYGR from the coding sequence GTGAAGACCCTGCTGAACGTCATCTGGCTCGTGTTCGCCGGCGCGTGGCTCGCCCTGGGCTACGTGCTCGCGGGCGTCATCTGCTGCGTCCTGATCGTGACGATCCCGTTCGGGATCGCGTCGTTCCGCATCGCGAGCTACGTGCTCTGGCCGTTCGGGCGGACCATCGTCGAGAAGCCGACGGCCGGGGCGTTCTCCACCATCGGCAACGTCATCTGGGTGCTGGTCGCGGGGATCTGGCTCGCGATCGGGCACATCACGACCGCCATCCCGCTGTTCGTCTCGATCATCGGGATCCCCCTGGGTATCGCGAACCTCAAGCTCATCCCGATCTCCCTGGTCCCGCTGGGCAAGGAGATCGTGCCGACCGACAACGCGTTCGCGGCCTACGGGCGCTGA
- a CDS encoding VIT1/CCC1 transporter family protein: MTTTTERPTGLGALLHRTPGPAAAASNAGLNWLRAGVLGANDGIVSVAATVVGVAGAAASTSTIALAGGAALVAGALSMASGEYVSVSSQRDAERVAAAAGSPINDVDHDFTNPWHAALASMVAFTAGALIPLLVVLAPWPIAARVPATFAAVLLALVLTGWTSSRFTGASHARSVLRNVLGGSLAMAVTYGVGVLVGTAL, from the coding sequence ATGACCACGACCACCGAACGCCCCACAGGTCTCGGCGCGCTGCTCCACCGCACGCCGGGTCCGGCCGCGGCCGCGTCGAACGCCGGTCTGAACTGGCTGCGCGCGGGCGTGCTCGGTGCCAACGACGGCATCGTGTCCGTCGCGGCAACCGTGGTGGGTGTCGCGGGTGCGGCGGCGTCGACGTCGACGATCGCCCTGGCCGGCGGCGCTGCCCTGGTCGCCGGTGCCCTGTCGATGGCGTCGGGCGAGTACGTGTCGGTCAGCAGCCAGCGTGACGCCGAGCGTGTCGCCGCCGCGGCCGGCAGCCCGATCAACGACGTGGACCACGACTTCACCAACCCGTGGCACGCGGCGCTCGCGTCCATGGTGGCGTTCACCGCCGGGGCGCTCATCCCCCTGCTCGTCGTCCTGGCGCCGTGGCCGATCGCCGCACGCGTCCCCGCGACGTTCGCGGCGGTCCTGCTCGCGCTCGTCCTGACGGGGTGGACGTCGTCGCGCTTCACGGGTGCGTCGCACGCGCGCTCGGTGCTGCGCAACGTCCTGGGCGGGTCGCTAGCGATGGCCGTGACGTACGGCGTCGGCGTGCTCGTCGGCACCGCGCTCTGA
- the ybaK gene encoding Cys-tRNA(Pro) deacylase — MARKDVRTPAGTPALVALTAAGVPHTPRTYEHDAASDLGYGLEAAHLLGVPPEQVFKTLVADVDGALTVAVVPVTGRLDLKALAAAVGGKRATMADPHAAERATGYVVGGISPLGQRTALRTVVDETVWLFDTVLVSGGRRGLDVELAPDALVRLTDATVADVARD, encoded by the coding sequence GTGGCCAGGAAGGACGTGCGGACGCCCGCCGGCACCCCCGCGCTCGTCGCCCTGACCGCGGCCGGCGTGCCGCACACGCCGCGCACGTACGAGCACGACGCGGCGAGCGACCTCGGCTACGGCCTGGAGGCCGCCCACCTGCTCGGCGTCCCGCCCGAGCAGGTCTTCAAGACCCTCGTCGCCGACGTCGACGGCGCGCTCACCGTCGCCGTCGTGCCCGTCACCGGCCGGCTCGACCTCAAGGCGCTCGCGGCGGCCGTGGGCGGCAAGCGCGCCACGATGGCGGACCCGCATGCCGCCGAGCGCGCCACGGGGTACGTCGTCGGCGGCATCTCGCCCCTGGGCCAGCGCACCGCGCTGCGGACCGTCGTCGACGAGACCGTGTGGCTGTTCGACACCGTGCTCGTCTCCGGTGGGCGCCGCGGGCTGGACGTCGAGCTCGCCCCCGACGCCCTCGTGCGGCTCACGGACGCGACCGTCGCGGACGTCGCGCGGGACTGA
- a CDS encoding S8 family serine peptidase, translating to MRRALLATATATVMAVAGLPSLDPAVAQDGEGPTTTFLVQAEDGATPAAREALADLGAEPSEQFERALEGFTAELTEAQVATLAADPDIRSVTPENVFTAQGFTEQLSPTWGLDRIDQARLPLDGSYTSPTDGGAGVRVYVVDTGVVPHPTLAGRLAPGYSSIADGNGTYDCDGHGSHVAGTVASTLYGVAKAATVVPVRVLDCEGNGTTTTVVAGLDWVLAHHPAGTPGVVNLSLGGPHDTALNTAVGRTTAAGLIVVGAAGNENDDACTGSPASAPSTVTTAASTRTDARADFSDWGSCVDLFAPGENIRSIYAPNENRVSEMSGTSMAAPHVAGVAALYLGVYPTAAPAAVTAALLGAATPGVITRTAGSPNRLLSSRVFPLPGAPTALQVTSTSVTALSIRWAAPTTGSVPTEYQVSWRTGTGSWSSQAPTAATTRTATLDGLSPGTPYEVRVTARNQYGSTSASLAAATSPRPAPGTPTGLAFSTVTPTGAVVSWSPGSGVPTATYQVARRTGTGLWTLLPTVPASTPTTTLTGLAPSTSYEVRVVAYDAYGTASAAVHGTVVTTSAGVSAPRTVAVAVSATGRARVGWAPPRTGAENVVGYVVQHGNATVGRRTTTAAVTARSVLLTALRAKTSYEFRVGARSVSGGVVWSAPVTVRTPAPPAGGTFRVVPGSVAGPS from the coding sequence GTGCGTCGAGCACTCCTGGCAACCGCCACAGCCACGGTCATGGCCGTCGCGGGGCTGCCGTCCCTCGACCCTGCGGTCGCGCAGGACGGCGAGGGTCCCACCACGACGTTCCTGGTCCAGGCGGAGGACGGCGCCACGCCCGCCGCGCGCGAGGCGCTGGCGGACCTCGGTGCCGAGCCCTCCGAGCAGTTCGAGCGGGCTCTGGAGGGCTTCACGGCCGAGCTGACCGAGGCGCAGGTGGCCACGCTCGCCGCCGACCCGGACATCCGGTCCGTCACACCGGAGAACGTCTTCACCGCGCAGGGGTTCACGGAGCAGCTCTCCCCGACCTGGGGGTTGGACCGTATCGACCAGGCCCGGCTGCCTCTGGACGGGTCCTACACCTCGCCGACCGACGGCGGTGCCGGCGTGCGCGTGTACGTGGTCGACACCGGAGTGGTCCCGCACCCCACCCTGGCGGGGCGGCTGGCTCCGGGCTACTCCTCGATCGCGGACGGCAACGGGACCTACGACTGCGACGGGCACGGGTCCCACGTCGCCGGGACCGTCGCCTCCACCCTGTACGGCGTGGCGAAGGCCGCCACCGTCGTTCCCGTGCGCGTCCTGGACTGCGAGGGGAACGGCACGACGACGACCGTCGTCGCGGGTCTGGACTGGGTGCTCGCCCACCACCCCGCAGGTACGCCCGGCGTGGTCAACCTGTCACTCGGGGGCCCGCACGACACCGCTCTCAACACGGCCGTCGGCCGCACGACCGCAGCCGGCCTGATCGTTGTCGGCGCCGCCGGCAACGAGAACGACGACGCGTGCACGGGTTCGCCGGCCTCCGCGCCCTCGACCGTGACGACCGCGGCGAGCACCAGGACCGATGCCCGCGCGGACTTCTCCGACTGGGGCTCGTGCGTGGACCTGTTCGCGCCCGGCGAGAACATCCGGTCCATCTACGCACCGAACGAGAACCGCGTCTCGGAGATGTCCGGCACGTCCATGGCAGCGCCCCACGTGGCGGGCGTCGCCGCGCTCTACCTGGGCGTGTACCCGACCGCTGCGCCGGCTGCCGTGACCGCCGCGCTCCTCGGTGCGGCCACCCCCGGGGTCATCACCCGGACCGCCGGCTCCCCGAACCGGCTGCTCTCCTCACGGGTCTTCCCGCTCCCGGGTGCGCCGACCGCCCTCCAGGTCACGTCGACGTCGGTGACGGCGCTCTCGATCCGCTGGGCCGCGCCCACCACCGGCAGCGTCCCGACCGAGTACCAGGTGTCGTGGCGCACGGGCACCGGGTCGTGGTCGTCGCAGGCGCCGACGGCCGCCACGACCAGGACGGCGACCCTCGACGGCCTGTCGCCCGGCACGCCCTACGAGGTCAGGGTGACGGCGCGGAACCAGTACGGCTCGACCTCGGCGTCCCTCGCGGCTGCGACCTCACCGCGACCTGCACCGGGGACGCCGACCGGTCTCGCCTTCTCGACGGTGACCCCGACCGGTGCGGTCGTGAGCTGGTCCCCGGGGTCGGGAGTCCCGACGGCGACGTACCAGGTCGCGAGGCGGACCGGTACCGGTCTGTGGACCCTGCTGCCGACCGTTCCTGCCTCGACGCCGACGACGACCCTCACGGGCCTGGCACCGAGCACCAGCTACGAGGTCCGCGTGGTGGCGTACGACGCGTACGGCACCGCATCGGCCGCAGTCCACGGCACGGTGGTCACGACCTCCGCGGGAGTGTCCGCCCCGAGGACGGTGGCCGTCGCGGTGTCCGCGACCGGGCGCGCCCGTGTCGGGTGGGCGCCGCCGAGGACCGGCGCCGAGAACGTGGTCGGGTACGTCGTCCAGCACGGCAACGCCACGGTCGGGCGGAGGACGACGACCGCGGCGGTGACGGCCCGGAGCGTCCTGCTCACGGCGCTGCGCGCGAAGACCAGCTACGAGTTCCGCGTCGGGGCCCGCTCCGTGTCCGGTGGCGTCGTCTGGTCGGCACCCGTGACCGTCCGCACCCCCGCCCCGCCGGCCGGGGGGACGTTCCGCGTCGTACCGGGCTCGGTGGCGGGTCCGTCCTAG